A part of Capsicum annuum cultivar UCD-10X-F1 unplaced genomic scaffold, UCD10Xv1.1 ctg4748, whole genome shotgun sequence genomic DNA contains:
- the LOC107876634 gene encoding transcription factor bHLH49, protein MDMSSKNDTERQKRNEDATSFETPNMSLDWQLSGSNFTNASMEMIPYSNSFVDSIFPTISDRTTNSPHLSFYGNNAQINHCTVNQHETAAIGSGPLRGGVETVDRTVVMSWNPPNVMLKGSMFVPPIPGTIPQSFAQLPADLGFIERAARFSCFSGGNFSDMMNPFSVPESTKPCYRGLAPTWRTKEVFARNRLNSTSAVDPRKQNMRSKVGSSKNVSLPNENKTNEQSPLKNEKKNEVFSRSQDERNESVGLSGNESDEAECSGHQEEMGSALLESSVKGLDSRKRRRYGQDTELDRMKGAQQLPAEPEREQTKTQKGDGRLNSPSSKDGRKNSKQRSQSSDPTKEEYIHVRARRGQATNSHSLAERVRREKISERMKFLQDLVPGCDKVTGKAVMLDEIINYVQSLQRQVEFLTMKLSTVNPWLDFNLGLLAKDSQAGPSSSLAFPSDNTAITYTSLHGWQSGLLQSGFPGDGNCIDVFRRSINSQFASMSDGYSDPSSQVPNVWDNQLHNVVKMGFNSSMPLDCQDLSSLPPNQMKAER, encoded by the exons ATGGATATGAGCAGCAAGAATGATACTGAGCGACAAAAGAGGAATGAGGATGCTACGAGTTTTGAGACACCAAATATGTCCTTGGACTGGCAATTAAGTGGCAGCAACTTCACAAATGCATCCATGGAGATGATCCCTTATAGCAATTCTTTTGTAGATTCAATTTTTCCCACTATTTCGGATCGGACTACCAATTCGCCACACTTAAGTTTCTACGGTAATAATGCTCAAATTAATCATTGTACTGTGAATCAGCACGAGACTGCAGCAATTGGCTCGGGCCCTTTGAGAGGTGGTGTTGAGACAGTTGATAGAACAGTTGTTATGAGTTGGAATCCACCAAATGTTATGCTGAAAGGGAGCATGTTTGTACCGCCTATTCCTGGAACAATTCCTCAAAGCTTCGCTCAGCTTCCAGCTGATTTGGGTTTCATTGAGAGAGCTGCAAGGTTTTCATGCTTCAGTGGAGGAAATTTCAGCGATATGATGAACCCTTTTAGTGTCCCTGAGTCTACGAAGCCTTGTTATAGGGGACTGGCACCAACGTGGAGAACCAAAGAGGTTTTTGCAAGAAACAGATTAAACTCAACCTCTGCTGTCGACCCTCGGAAGCAGAACATGCGAAGTAAAGTTGGAAGTTCCAAGAATGTTTCTTTACCAAATGAGAACAAGACTAATGAACAAAGCCCTCTCAAGAATGAGAAAAAGAATGAAGTATTTTCTAGGTCTCAGGATGAAAGAAATGAATCAGTTGGACTGTCTGGAAATGAGTCTGATGAAGCTGAATGTAGTGGCCATCAAGAGGAAATGGGAAGTGCCCTGTTGGAGTCCTCTGTGAAGGGCCTTGACTCAAGGAAAAGGAGAAGATATGGTCAG GATACCGAGCTTGATCGAATGAAGGGAGCACAACAGCTTCCAGCTGAACCTGAACGAGAACAAACTAAAACTCAGAAAGGAGACGGAAGGTTAAATTCACCTTCCAGCAAGGATGGTAGAAAAAACAGTAAACAGAGGTCTCAATCTTCAGATCCAACTAAAGAAGAATACATACACGTTCGAGCTCGAAGAGGCCAGGCAACAAACAGCCACAGTCTTGCAGAAAGA GTAAGGCGAGAGAAAATAAGTGAGAGAATGAAATTTCTGCAGGATCTTGTACCTGGTTGCGACAAG GTGACTGGTAAAGCTGTAATGCTGGACGAGATCATTAATTATGTTCAATCTCTGCAAAGACAGGTTGAG TTCCTCACAATGAAGCTTTCAACAGTAAACCCATGGCTAGATTTTAATCTTGGGCTCCTTGCAAAAGAT TCACAAGCAGGTCCTTCATCCTCACTTGCTTTTCCATCCGACAATACGGCCATTACTTATACTTCTTTGCATGGATGGCAATCTGGTCTGCTTCAATCAGGTTTTCCTGGTGATGGAAATTGTATTGATGTGTTTCGTAGATCCATCAATTCCCAATTCGCCTCCATGAGTGATGGTTACTCGGATCCTTCATCTCAG GTACCTAACGTATGGGATAATCAGCTGCATAATGTTGTGAAGATGGGATTCAATTCAAGCATGCCCCTCGATTGTCAGGATTTAA GTTCTTTGCCACCCAACCAGATGAAAGCAGAACGTTGA